One part of the Vicia villosa cultivar HV-30 ecotype Madison, WI linkage group LG6, Vvil1.0, whole genome shotgun sequence genome encodes these proteins:
- the LOC131614798 gene encoding uncharacterized protein LOC131614798, with protein MKCLYWNIRGVANAPSRLSLKRLIKLHNPDYIFIAEPKLDFANFPTNWFHRLGFKPFSVNNVVHPSLWGFCNLDLCPNIIAESDQFLAFSFSFDNVLMAVAVVYASTNIIQRRELWKDLNDLQSAHNLPWSFFGDFNSIIGAHEHRGRNSPSKKPMAEFKDWSDSNHLVHFPTIGAKFTWSNKRDPPMTVERRLDRCLGNLLWIDSCSNLSVSTLAKVCSDHYPLLFEFHINCSRSINQFKFLSAWTVHDQCRNLIESTWSQEIIGCPMFVLSKKLQLLKRDLRGWNRNVFGNVTNNVKAAEDNLLSVQDRIQQEGISEVLKKQEMEAQTSLTKALVIEEHFWKGKARVKWQLEGDRNTGYFHRISKIKQKFRPISMLMNGETLLTDTKDIAENAMLTLLPSMEEIKAAVFSLNKDSAPGPDGFGAVFYQTYWDIIKGDVSKAVLQFFDSGWVLPGFNSNTIILIPKVSGANSLDQFRPIAVSNFKFKIISKIIADRLAAIMSSLVSTEQRGFIHGRHIHDCIGLASEAFNMLDSKAWCGNLAFKVDIAKAFDTLDWSFLLKVLHQFGFNNIFCDWISSILKSANLSININGALSGYFKCSRGVRQGDPLSPLLFCLAEEVLSRLLQNLVSSHKLDLIKGPNNSQVPSHILYADDVLIFCKGAMSVSRLNILAALSGFKLGSHHFSYLGVPIFKGKPRAAFLQPLADKIITKLSSWKGSLLSFAGRVELVKSTIQGMLTHSMSIYSWPISLIRRIEKAIKCFIWSGDSSKNKVVTVGWSSMCLPFNERGLGLRSIFKLNEASNLKLAWDLFSSTESWAVLMRQHVLRKNKVIKHHIFSSIWSSVRSEVSIVFANSLGCLGDGADISLWFDHWCGVPLSCSMADPESIIDQNVGSIIVDGKWDFSKAVTPIPPNLQLQISKCFIPIVNRHDTRVWIHSQFGDMSAKTAYEFKRTKGDQKEWWRWIWSKSIPPSKSSLVWRLLHRKVPTDEQWRRRNFAMASKCVLCSAAEETDQHLFFDCSYASYLWNWYQTMLNLPLPISGWSDLWSICRKSYAAKRKTVSIGAFISILNTIWMARNKVRFQNNFCSVFSSISYITAAVSLAGNSSVASSFVNMDDFMIIKKFNVAIRPPRAPNIVEVIWKPPPRGWIKINCDGAVISSGLSGCGGIGRNSDGVFLGAFASSLSGANSLTAELLGAILAIEFAFERNWKNIWLETDSTAVVKAFSSPLKVPWQIRNRWLNCIDIVSRWNFMVSHIFREGNSCADALANLGLSLSDYTCFSSIPSFLRTDFVKNRLGLPFFRFVTY; from the exons ATGAAGTGCCTTTATTGGAACATTAGGGGTGTGGCTAATGCTCCTTCTAGATTATCCTTGAAGAGATTGATTAAGCTCCACAATCCTGATTATATTTTCATAGCGGAGCCGAAGCTGGATTTCGCTAATTTCCCTACCAATTGGTTTCATAGATTAGGTTTCAAACCGTTCTCGGTCAACAATGTGGTGCACCCCTCCCTTTGGGGTTTCTGCAACTTGGATCTTTGTCCTAACATTATTGCTGAATCAGATCAATTTCTCGCGTTCTCGTTCTCTTTTGATAACGTTTTGATGGCTGTAGCGGTTGTTTATGCTTCTACAAATATCATTCAAAGGCGGGAGCTGTGGAAAGACCTCAATGATCTGCAATCTGCTCACAATTTGCCTTGGTCTTTTTTTGGCGATTTCAATTCTATTATTGGTGCTCATGAGCATAGAGGGAGGAATAGTCCTTCCAAGAAGCCCATGGCAGAATTTAAAGATTGGTCTGATTCTAATCATCTCGTTCATTTCCCTACCATTGGCGCTAAGTTTACTTGGTCCAATAAGCGTGATCCACCGATGACGGTTGAAAGAAGACTGGATAGGTGCCTTGGGAACCTCCTTTGGATTGATTCTTGCAGCAATCTGTCAGTGTCTACCTTAGCCAAAGTCTGCTCCGACCACTATCCGCTTCTGTTTGAATTTCACATTAATTGCAGTAGGTCTATCAATCAGTTTAAATTCTTGAGTGCGTGGACAGTTCATGATCAATGTAGGAATCTTATTGAGTCGACGTGGTCCCAGGAGATTATTGGTTGCCCTATGTTTGTGCTTAGCAAAAAGCTTCAGCTTCTGAAACGGGATCTTAGAGGATGGAATAGAAATGTTTTTGGGAACGTCACTAACAATGTTAAAGCTGCAGAGGATAATCTTCTTTCTGTCCAAGATCGTATACAGCAGGAAGGTATCAGCGAGGTACTTAAAAAACAAGAGATGGAAGCACAAACAAGCCTAACCAAGGCTTTAGTCATAGAGGAACACTTCTGGAAAGGGAAAGCCAGAGTCAAGTGGCAGCTCGAGGGGGATCGCAACACGGGCTATTTTCATCGAATATccaaaattaaacaaaagttTCGGCCTATTTCTATGTTGATGAACGGAGAAACACTGCTCACTGATACTAAGGATATAGCGGA GAATGCTATGTTGACGCTGCTCCCTTCTATGGAGGAAATTAAGGCTGCAGTTTTTAGTCTGAACAAAGATAGCGCCCCTGGCCCGGACGGTTTTGGAGCTGTTTTCTACCAAACATATTGGGACATTATCAAAGGTGACGTGTCAAAGGCGGTTCTTCAATTCTTTGATTCCGGCTGGGTGCTGCCCGGTTTCAACTCTAACACCATCATTCTTATCCCTAAAGTCTCGGGAGCTAATTCTCTTGATCAATTTCGGCCAATAGCAGTTTCcaacttcaaattcaaaataatttccaAGATTATCGCAGATAGGCTAGCGGCTATTATGTCTTCTCTTGTGTCTACGGAGCAAAGGGGTTTTATCCATGGTAGACATATCCATGACTGCATCGGTTTGGCTTCGGAGGCCTTCAATATGCTGGACTCTAAAGCTTGGTGTGGAAATTTAGCTTTCAAGGTGGATATAGCAAAGGCTTTCGATACTCTTGACTGGAGCTTCTTGCTGAAAGTTCTTCATCAATTcggttttaataatattttctgtGATTGGATTAGCAGTATTCTCAAGTCGGCAAATCTATCAATCAATATTAACGGTGCTCTTAGCGGTTATTTCAAGTGCTCTCGCGGTGTTAGGCAAGGAGACCCGCTGTCCCCGTTGCTCTTTTGCCTCGCTGAAGAGGTTCTTAGTAGGCTGCTGCAGAATCTCGTCTCCTCCCATAAGCTAGACTTAATCAAAGGGCCTAACAACTCACAGGTTCCGTCTCACATTCTGTACGCGGATGACGTGCTCATTTTTTGTAAAG GAGCGATGTCGGTTTCTAGGCTGAACATCCTGGCTGCGTTATCCGGTTTCAAATTAGGTTCTCATCATTTCTCTTACCTTGGCGTCCCGATTTTCAAAGGTAAACCGAGGGCTGCCTTTTTACAGCCTTTAGCCGATAAAATCATCACAAAGTTGTCTTCTTGGAAAGGCTCCCTCTTGTCTTTTGCAGGAAGGGTGGAGTTAGTAAAGTCCACTATTCAAGGAATGCTAACTCATAGCATGTCGATATATTCGTGGCCCATTTCTCTTATTCGTCGTATTGAGAAAGCGATTAAGTGCTTCATTTGGAGTGGTGATTCCTCCAAAAACAAAGTGGTTACTGTTGGTTGGAGCTCTATGTGTCTTCCTTTTAATGAGAGAGGGCTTGGATTGAGATCGATTTTTAAGCTTAATGAAGCCTCGAATTTAAAGTTGGCTTGGGATCTCTTTTCGTCCACGGAATCTTGGGCTGTCCTCATGAGGCAGCATGTTTTGCGGAAGAATAAGGTCATAAAGCATCACATTTTCTCTTCCATTTGGTCTAGCGTTAGGTCGGAGGTGTCCATTGTTTTTGCTAATTCTTTGGGGTGCCTTGGAGATGGTGCGGATATTAGTTTGTGGTTTGATCATTGGTGTGGTGTGCCGCTGTCTTGTAGTATGGCTGATCCGGAGTCGATTATCGATCAAAATGTCGGCAGCATCATAGTTGATGGTAAGTGGGACTTCTCTAAAGCTGTGACTCCTATTCCTCCTAATCTGCAGCTGCAAATATCCAAGTGTTTCATTCCCATTGTTAATCGACATGATACGAGAGTTTGGATACATTCTCAGTTTGGAGATATGTCTGCCAAGACAGCCTATGAGTTTAAGCGGACAAAAGGTGACCAGAAAGAGTGGTGGAGGTGGATTTGGTCCAAATCAATCCCTCCATCCAAATCAAGTTTGGTTTGGAGACTCTTGCACCGAAAGGTGCCTACGGATGAGCAATGGAGACGTAGGAATTTCGCTATGGCCTCCAAATGTGTCTTATGTAGTGCGGCAGAAGAAACGGATCAGCATCTTTTTTTCGACTGCTCTTATGCCTCTTATCTGTGGAATTGGTATCAAACGATGCTCAATCTTCCTCTCCCTATCTCCGGATGGTCCGACCTTTGGAGTATTTGTCGAAAGTCTTATGCTGCCAAACGGAAAACGGTTTCGATAGGTGCTTTCATCTCCATCTTGAACACTATCTGGATGGCAAGGAATAAGGTtagatttcaaaacaatttttgcTCTGTTTTTTCTTCCATCTCCTACATTACTGCTGCTGTCTCTTTGGCTGGGAATAGTTCTGTTGCTTCCTCTTTTGTTAATATGGATGATTTCATGATTATTAAAAAGTTCAATGTCGCTATCCGTCCGCCCAGAGCGCCGAATATAGTGGAGGTTATTTGGAAGCCCCCTCCTCGAGGTTGGATTAAAATTAATTGTGACGGTGCCGTTATTTCTTCGGGTTTATCTGGTTGTGGTGGGATTGGTAGAAACAGTGACGGTGTTTTTTTGGGAGCTTTTGCTTCTTCTTTGAGCGGTGCCAACTCTCTCACGGCCGAACTCCTCGGTGCTATTCTTGCAATTGAGTTCGCCTTTGAGAGAAATTGGAAAAACATTTGGCTGGAAACGGACTCGACGGCCGTAGTCAAAGCGTTCTCTTCTCCGCTTAAAGTCCCTTGGCAGATTCGGAATAGGTGGCTGAATTGTATAGATATTGTTTCTAGATGGAATTTCATGGTTTCTCATATCTTTAGGGAAGGGAATAGTTGCGCGGATGCTCTCGCTAATCTTGGGTTATCCTTATCTGATTATACTTGTTTTTCTTCCATACCCTCCTTCTTAAGGACCGATTTTGTTAAGAACCGGCTCGGTTTGCCGTTCTTTAGGTTTGTGACTTATTGA